The sequence ATGGTGCTGGATGAGCGCGAGCTGCACCGCCAAGGCCCCAGCTACACGCTGGACACGGTGCATGAGTTCCAATCCGAGCAACCCGACGCCGAGTTGTGTCTCATCATCGGCCAAGACCAATATGCCCGGCTGAACACCTGGCATGGTGCCCGCGAACTGCTCCGGCGGGTCAAGCTGGCGGTCGCGGCGCGGGAAGGCCAGCCGGTGGCGCCGCCTGCCGCGTGGGCCGACGTTTCTCATACCGCAGTGGTGTTGCCACTGCCGCGCACGGACATCTCTGCCACCGAGATCCGCGCCCGCTGCGCCGCCGGCGCCACGGCTTCCAGCCTGGCCGCGCTGGTGGGCCTCCCGGTGGCATCTCTTCTCGAACAACACGCCCTGTATCGGGGCCAGCTCCGGGCTTGACCCGGCATCCGAATGGACATCCGAAAACTGCAACGCGCCATCGTCGATGGCTTGGAAGACGTGAAGGCGCAAAACATCGTCGTCTTCAACACCCTGCATCTGTCGTCGCTGTTTGAGCGCGTCATCATTGCCTCGGGCACGAGCAACCGCCAAACCAAGGCGCTGGCCTCCAGCATCCGCGAAGCCGTCAAGGCGATTGGCGCCCCGGTGCCGCGCATGGAAGGTGAAGACAACGGCGAATGGATCATCGTGGACTGCGGCGCTGCCGTGGTTCACATCATGCAACCGGCCATCCGCGACTACTATCGCCTGGAAGAAATCTGGGGCGGCAAGGCCGTGAAGATGAAAATCGGTGGCGTCAAAGCCGGCTTGGCCAAGGCCGAAGGCGCCGATGAGGACGCCGAAGACGAAGACGTGCCCTCCACCCGCGTGGTGAAAAAGCCCCGTGTGCGCAAGAGCGCTGTGGCGGCGCCGTCGGCCACCGCCGAATCGGAAGCCGGGCAAGCGGCGCTGGGTGGGGCGATCGTCCTCAAACCCAAGCCGGTTCGCAAGGTCAGCACGGGCACTGTGGCGAAAACGCCGGCGAAAAAGACGCCCGCCGCCACTGCCGCTACCGCTGGTGAGGTCCCGCCCGCTCGCAAGCGCGCCCCGCGCAAGCCCGCCGAGCCCAAGGTGAGCGCCACCCTGGTGGTGAAGCCGGACGGCAGCACGCGCAAAAAAGCGCCAGCCAAGAAAACGACCTCCGGCACCGTGACGGCGGTGAAAAAGCCGGCGCCGCGCAAAAAACCGGCCGCTGAGTAAAACGCGATGCGATTGGTGATTGCCGCCGTCGGCCAGCGTCAACCCGCTTGGGCGGACGCGGCTTACGAAGACTTTGCCAAGCGCTTCCCGTCCGATGTGCCGCTCACGCTCAAGGCGGTGAAGGCCGAGCCGCGTGGCGGCAAGTCCGCCGAGCAGCTCATGGCGGCGGAGGCGCAGCGCCTGGAAGCGGCGGTGCCCAAGGGTGCGCGCCGCGTCATTTTGGACGAGCGCGGCACCCGCATGACCACGGTGGATTTGGCCAAACGCTTCGAGTTCTGGCTGGGTGATGGGCGCGACTTGGTGTTTTTCATCGGTGGGCCGGATGGCCTCGACCCTGCCTTGAAAGCCACCGCCGATGAAACCCTGCGCCTCTCCGACTTGACGCTGCCGCACGCTTTCGTGCGGGTGTTTTTGGCGGAAGCGCTGTATCGGGCGTGGTCACTGCGCAATGGGCATCCGTACCACCGCGAGTGAGGCGGTCAGGCTTTAAGCGCCCCAAATGCCCAGCGCCCAGCCATCCTGGGTGCTGTGGCGTTGCCAGATGCGTTTGTCCCACGGAGCGGGTTTGGCGCGTCGGTCAAAGACGATGAGGTGTGCTTCTTCGGCGCCGCACTGGCGGGCATAACCGATGGTTTGCGGCTGGCCTTCCGCCAGCACGGCATCTAAGCTGCCCTTCTTCCAGAGTTTGAGTTCCAGCACGATGCGCTGCACCTCGCCGAAGAAACCCTGTTCTTCGTTCACGGGCCATTCAATATAAAGATCGGTGCGTTTGCGGCCCAACCCGTATTCGCGGTTGATGCGCCCGCCGCCGTTGACGATGCGCTGCAAAAACGCCTGCAACAACAACTGCGGCCCGGCTTCTTTGAAGCTGAAGCCTTCCATCCAGGCATCCGAGTGTTCGCGGAAAAACTGCTGAAAAGCGGCGAGCAGCTTGGGCACATCCAGCCGGCGCTCGGGCGTGAGAAACCACGGCTGCGGGTAGTGCAGCACGGTTTGAATCGGCCAGGTGATTTCGCGCGGCAGCACTTCGCGGTAAATGCGGTTGGCAATCGTCAACTCGGGGCGGGTGCGGATGAGGCCCAGGTCGGTGGTGTATTGCAAATCGTCTTCGGGGAAATGCTCGGTGGTGGCTTCGCCCGAGAGCAGCGCCGCGACGATGCGATGAACACGCGGTTCGCGCAGTTTGTCGGCCAGGGCGTCGAGATGCGTGGTGCGGCTGTAGATGAGGCGTTCGCGTGCCGCTTTGTAGCGCTCCAGCGTGATGGGCGTGCTGCGATCCCGCGCCGGTTTGTCGCGCCACGTGCATTCGTAGCCCAGGGCGTTGACAAGCCAAGGTTGGCCTTCGGTGTCCGCCCAAAGTTCGGGCCAGATGGCCGGGTCGATGGCTTGGCCAGTTTCCGCTTCGTGTTGCTGCCACAGTGCGACGGTTTCTTCGCGGCTGAAGTTGCCTAAACGCAGCGATTCAGC is a genomic window of Vitreoscilla filiformis containing:
- the nadD gene encoding nicotinate (nicotinamide) nucleotide adenylyltransferase is translated as MTVPARIGLFGGSFNPPHLAHLALARLALTHLTLDEVRWLPAGAPWQKPAAALAPAALRRDMVTALIAGEPGMVLDERELHRQGPSYTLDTVHEFQSEQPDAELCLIIGQDQYARLNTWHGARELLRRVKLAVAAREGQPVAPPAAWADVSHTAVVLPLPRTDISATEIRARCAAGATASSLAALVGLPVASLLEQHALYRGQLRA
- the rsfS gene encoding ribosome silencing factor; translation: MDIRKLQRAIVDGLEDVKAQNIVVFNTLHLSSLFERVIIASGTSNRQTKALASSIREAVKAIGAPVPRMEGEDNGEWIIVDCGAAVVHIMQPAIRDYYRLEEIWGGKAVKMKIGGVKAGLAKAEGADEDAEDEDVPSTRVVKKPRVRKSAVAAPSATAESEAGQAALGGAIVLKPKPVRKVSTGTVAKTPAKKTPAATAATAGEVPPARKRAPRKPAEPKVSATLVVKPDGSTRKKAPAKKTTSGTVTAVKKPAPRKKPAAE
- the rlmH gene encoding 23S rRNA (pseudouridine(1915)-N(3))-methyltransferase RlmH; the protein is MRLVIAAVGQRQPAWADAAYEDFAKRFPSDVPLTLKAVKAEPRGGKSAEQLMAAEAQRLEAAVPKGARRVILDERGTRMTTVDLAKRFEFWLGDGRDLVFFIGGPDGLDPALKATADETLRLSDLTLPHAFVRVFLAEALYRAWSLRNGHPYHRE
- a CDS encoding AAA-like domain-containing protein, with product MKHFNNAGPCVPTLHFMIDPLVRIDVESIESLVEQQRYFVLHAPRQTGKTTCLLALMHHFNARGRYRALYVNIEGAQAARGNVEEGVAGMCSTFIRTAALYLKDQAVGDWYRTEGRQLTATDQISSLLAHWSAHDPQQPDAPRPTVLFLDEVDALVGDTLISLLRQIRAGYAQRPGAFPQSIVLCGVRDVRDYRIHTAHQEIITGGSAFNIKAESLRLGNFSREETVALWQQHEAETGQAIDPAIWPELWADTEGQPWLVNALGYECTWRDKPARDRSTPITLERYKAARERLIYSRTTHLDALADKLREPRVHRIVAALLSGEATTEHFPEDDLQYTTDLGLIRTRPELTIANRIYREVLPREITWPIQTVLHYPQPWFLTPERRLDVPKLLAAFQQFFREHSDAWMEGFSFKEAGPQLLLQAFLQRIVNGGGRINREYGLGRKRTDLYIEWPVNEEQGFFGEVQRIVLELKLWKKGSLDAVLAEGQPQTIGYARQCGAEEAHLIVFDRRAKPAPWDKRIWQRHSTQDGWALGIWGA